A section of the Bradyrhizobium oligotrophicum S58 genome encodes:
- a CDS encoding TetR/AcrR family transcriptional regulator, which yields MIETDPNTTQVMPDEDSSKRRQILEGARKVFMNLGFDGASMGEIARVAGVSKGTLYVYFSDKSRLFAAIVEDETVHRGTLNVQFDPARDAETMLREFGQAWIAVVCRPGGGSAIRTVMAIAERMPEVGHRYYDCVIEGTIGRLAAYLQARVEAKELFIDDCHLAASQFQMMCQATLFLPFIFQGAPAPPPHDVQRVVASAVRMFLAAYGTKR from the coding sequence ATGATTGAGACAGATCCGAACACTACCCAGGTGATGCCGGACGAGGATTCCTCGAAGCGGCGCCAGATCCTCGAGGGCGCCCGCAAGGTGTTCATGAACTTGGGTTTCGACGGCGCCAGCATGGGCGAGATCGCCCGCGTCGCCGGGGTCTCCAAGGGCACGCTCTATGTCTATTTCAGCGACAAATCCCGGCTGTTCGCCGCCATTGTCGAAGACGAGACCGTGCATCGCGGCACCTTGAACGTCCAATTCGATCCGGCCCGCGATGCCGAGACGATGCTGCGCGAATTCGGCCAAGCCTGGATCGCGGTGGTTTGCCGGCCCGGCGGCGGATCGGCGATCCGCACCGTGATGGCGATTGCCGAGCGCATGCCGGAGGTCGGCCACCGCTACTATGATTGCGTCATCGAAGGGACGATCGGCAGGCTGGCGGCCTATCTGCAGGCCCGGGTCGAAGCGAAGGAACTCTTCATCGACGACTGTCATCTCGCGGCGTCGCAATTCCAGATGATGTGCCAGGCCACGCTGTTCCTGCCCTTCATCTTCCAGGGAGCGCCCGCCCCCCCGCCCCACGACGTGCAGAGGGTGGTGGCGAGCGCGGTGCGGATGTTCCTCGCCGCCTATGGCACGAAGCGCTGA
- a CDS encoding YciI family protein produces the protein MQYLLMIYQNEVEYAKRDKNTEQAMLAEYQTFTQSIIASGNYKGGDRLQPTTTATTVRVRDGKMLTTDGPFAETREQLGGYYMIEAKNLDEAIGIAARIPGARIGSIEVRPIWQYDH, from the coding sequence ATGCAATATCTGTTGATGATCTATCAGAACGAGGTCGAATACGCGAAGCGTGACAAGAACACCGAGCAGGCGATGCTGGCCGAGTACCAGACCTTCACCCAGTCGATCATCGCGAGCGGCAATTACAAGGGCGGCGACCGGCTGCAGCCGACCACGACGGCGACGACGGTGCGGGTTCGTGACGGCAAGATGCTGACCACGGACGGCCCCTTCGCCGAAACCCGCGAACAGCTCGGCGGCTATTACATGATCGAGGCCAAGAATCTCGACGAGGCGATCGGCATTGCTGCCCGGATTCCGGGCGCCCGTATCGGCTCGATCGAGGTGCGGCCGATCTGGCAGTACGATCATTGA
- a CDS encoding DHA2 family efflux MFS transporter permease subunit, whose translation MATATTADTTMSAPADRIAPRRLIAFLIMVFGMFMSILDIQIVSASLTEIQAGLSASSSEVSWVQTAYLIAEVIAIPLSGFLSRALGTRMLFAISAAGFTISSFLCGFASSIEQMILWRALQGFLGAGMIPTVFASAYTVFPRSKFHIVGPIIGLVATLAPTVGPTVGGYITDAMSWHWLFFVNIPPGILITIGVLALVDFDEPHFELLDRFDWWGLVFMAGFLGSLEYVLEEGPQYEWLQDNSVAIFAAVCAVSAVCFFWRVLTANEPIVDLRAFGDRNFAVGCLLQFCIGIGLYGLTYIYPRYLAEVRGYSALMIGETMFVSGVTMFLMAPVVGRLMLKVDMRLIIAFGLVIFAIGSYQMTGITRDYDFWELFLPQVLRGVGMMFAMVPTNNIALGTLAPDRVKNASGLFNLMRNLGGAVGLAVINQVLNDRTDLHISRLHERVNWGNATAVETLNMLQQKLQGMGDSALMAMKQLSQIVHRQAVVMGYGDAFFMLTCFYIALSFMVMLLNKPSSPMAGGGDAH comes from the coding sequence ATGGCCACCGCAACGACAGCCGACACCACCATGAGCGCGCCGGCGGACCGCATCGCGCCGCGGCGGCTGATCGCGTTCCTGATCATGGTGTTCGGCATGTTCATGTCGATCCTGGACATCCAGATCGTGTCGGCGTCGCTGACCGAGATCCAGGCGGGACTGTCGGCGAGCTCCAGCGAAGTGTCGTGGGTGCAGACCGCCTATCTGATCGCCGAAGTGATCGCGATCCCGCTGTCCGGCTTCCTGTCGCGCGCGCTCGGCACGCGGATGTTGTTCGCGATCTCGGCGGCCGGCTTCACCATCTCCAGCTTCCTGTGCGGCTTCGCCTCGTCGATCGAGCAGATGATCCTGTGGCGCGCCCTGCAGGGCTTCCTCGGTGCCGGCATGATCCCGACCGTGTTCGCCTCGGCCTACACGGTGTTTCCGCGCAGCAAATTCCACATCGTCGGTCCGATCATCGGCCTCGTCGCCACGCTCGCGCCAACGGTGGGCCCGACGGTCGGCGGCTACATCACCGACGCGATGTCGTGGCACTGGCTGTTCTTCGTCAACATCCCGCCGGGCATCCTGATCACGATCGGCGTGCTGGCGCTGGTCGATTTCGATGAGCCGCATTTCGAGCTGCTCGACCGCTTCGACTGGTGGGGCCTCGTGTTCATGGCGGGCTTCCTCGGCTCGCTCGAATATGTGCTGGAGGAAGGTCCGCAATATGAATGGCTGCAGGACAATTCGGTGGCGATCTTCGCCGCGGTCTGCGCCGTCTCGGCGGTCTGCTTCTTCTGGCGGGTGCTGACGGCCAACGAGCCGATCGTCGACCTCCGCGCCTTCGGCGACCGCAATTTCGCGGTCGGCTGCCTCTTGCAGTTCTGCATCGGCATCGGCCTCTACGGCCTGACCTACATCTATCCGCGCTATCTGGCCGAAGTGCGCGGCTACAGCGCGCTGATGATCGGCGAGACCATGTTCGTCTCCGGCGTCACCATGTTCCTGATGGCACCGGTGGTCGGCCGCCTGATGCTGAAGGTCGACATGCGGCTGATCATCGCCTTCGGCCTCGTGATCTTCGCGATCGGCTCCTACCAGATGACCGGGATCACCCGCGACTACGACTTCTGGGAGCTGTTCCTGCCGCAGGTCTTGCGCGGCGTCGGAATGATGTTCGCGATGGTGCCGACCAACAATATCGCGCTCGGCACCTTGGCGCCCGACCGGGTCAAGAACGCCTCCGGCCTGTTCAACCTGATGCGCAATCTCGGCGGCGCGGTCGGCCTCGCCGTGATCAATCAGGTGCTCAACGACCGCACCGACCTGCACATCTCCCGGCTGCACGAGCGCGTGAATTGGGGCAACGCCACCGCGGTCGAGACGCTCAACATGCTGCAGCAGAAGCTGCAGGGCATGGGCGACTCGGCGCTGATGGCGATGAAACAGCTGTCGCAGATCGTGCACCGGCAGGCCGTGGTGATGGGCTATGGCGATGCGTTCTTCATGCTGACCTGCTTCTACATCGCGCTGAGCTTCATGGTGATGCTGCTCAACAAGCCGAGCTCGCCGATGGCCGGCGGCGGCGACGCACACTGA
- a CDS encoding RNA polymerase sigma factor, whose translation MTPDAIETVFRDEAGRALATLIRLVGDFDLAEDALQDAFAAALLKWRGSDAPANPRAWLVNVARNKAIDRIRRRRNFRGKEQQIVHAIELDAADEEEAAPPDLDDDMLRLIFTCCHPSFAPEVQVALTLRTVCGLTTAEAARAFLSTEEAMSQRLVRAKQKIRLAGIPYEVPGRDALEERLRGVLTVIYLVFTEGYLATSGTELIRHDLACEAIRLGRLLLGLMPDAGDIKGLLALMLLHDARRAGRTDAAGDIVLLEEQDRSLWNREQIAEGLALVEQALGVKGRPQPYTVQAAIAALHAQAPSYDQTDWRQIVGLYEVLLRIAPSPVIELNHAAAVSMVDGPARALGLVDSLAARGGLKQYDLLPAVRADLLRRLDRREEARAAYLAASDATQLAPLKRLYASRLAELDAG comes from the coding sequence ATGACGCCTGACGCGATCGAGACGGTGTTCCGCGACGAGGCCGGCCGCGCGCTCGCGACCCTAATCAGGCTCGTCGGTGACTTCGATCTGGCCGAGGACGCGTTGCAGGATGCGTTTGCGGCAGCGCTGCTCAAATGGCGGGGGTCTGACGCCCCCGCCAATCCGCGCGCCTGGCTGGTCAATGTCGCCCGCAACAAGGCGATCGATCGGATCAGGCGACGGCGCAACTTTCGTGGCAAGGAACAACAGATCGTGCACGCGATCGAGCTCGATGCTGCGGACGAGGAGGAGGCCGCGCCGCCGGATCTCGACGACGACATGCTGCGGCTGATCTTCACCTGCTGCCACCCGTCGTTTGCGCCGGAGGTCCAGGTGGCGCTCACGCTGCGCACGGTGTGCGGCTTGACCACGGCCGAGGCGGCTCGCGCCTTCCTGAGCACCGAGGAGGCGATGTCGCAGCGCCTGGTGCGGGCCAAGCAGAAGATCCGCCTCGCCGGCATTCCCTACGAGGTGCCGGGACGCGACGCACTCGAGGAACGACTTCGCGGCGTCCTGACCGTGATCTATCTGGTGTTCACCGAAGGCTATCTCGCGACCTCCGGCACCGAGCTGATTCGCCACGATCTCGCCTGCGAGGCGATCCGGCTCGGGCGGCTGCTTCTTGGCCTGATGCCGGACGCAGGGGACATCAAGGGCCTGCTCGCCCTGATGCTGCTGCACGATGCGCGCCGGGCCGGACGCACCGATGCGGCGGGCGACATCGTCCTGCTGGAGGAGCAGGACCGCTCGCTGTGGAATCGTGAGCAGATCGCAGAAGGCCTTGCGTTGGTCGAACAGGCGCTTGGCGTCAAAGGGCGTCCGCAGCCCTATACGGTCCAGGCGGCGATTGCCGCACTCCATGCCCAGGCGCCCAGCTACGATCAGACGGACTGGCGCCAGATCGTCGGACTTTACGAGGTGCTGCTGCGGATCGCGCCATCGCCCGTCATCGAACTCAATCATGCGGCTGCGGTCTCGATGGTCGACGGCCCGGCGCGGGCGCTCGGGCTGGTCGATTCACTGGCCGCGCGCGGCGGCTTGAAGCAGTACGACCTGTTGCCGGCGGTGCGGGCGGACCTGCTGCGGCGGCTCGATCGGCGCGAGGAGGCCCGCGCAGCCTATCTCGCGGCGAGCGACGCAACGCAGCTTGCACCGCTCAAGCGTCTCTATGCCAGCCGGCTCGCCGAGCTCGATGCGGGGTGA
- a CDS encoding peptidoglycan recognition protein family protein has protein sequence MPSSSDKPESKRPRALPIPKGISDLPLFTPDSSIASDVIPSANFGERKGGRQPDMVILHYTGMPDVDGAITKLCTAGTEVSAHYIVLEDGRIVQCVPEALRAWHAGLSSWGGEEDINSCSIGIEIVNRGHDWGYPDFPPRQIAAVIALCRGIMLRRNVPAHRVLGHSDVAPSRKKDPGEKFPWHSLANSGVGHWVQPAAITKGETLKLGSIGDDVKGLQKALARYGYGVPITGKFDGLTMEVVTAFQRHFRPEKIDGIADRSTLWTLHALLTSLPAEDSAPRV, from the coding sequence ATGCCAAGCTCCTCCGACAAGCCGGAATCGAAGCGCCCCCGTGCGCTGCCGATCCCCAAGGGCATTTCAGACCTGCCCCTGTTCACGCCGGACTCGTCGATCGCGTCCGACGTGATCCCGTCGGCGAATTTCGGCGAGCGCAAGGGCGGGCGTCAGCCGGACATGGTCATCCTGCACTACACCGGCATGCCCGACGTCGACGGCGCGATCACCAAGCTGTGCACTGCCGGCACCGAGGTGTCCGCGCATTACATTGTGCTGGAGGACGGGCGCATCGTGCAATGCGTGCCGGAGGCGCTGCGCGCCTGGCACGCGGGTCTGTCCTCCTGGGGCGGCGAGGAGGACATCAACTCCTGCTCAATCGGCATCGAGATCGTCAATCGCGGTCACGATTGGGGCTATCCGGATTTTCCGCCGCGGCAGATCGCGGCCGTGATCGCGCTGTGCCGCGGCATCATGCTCCGCCGCAACGTGCCGGCCCACCGCGTGCTCGGTCATTCCGACGTCGCCCCGTCGCGCAAGAAGGATCCTGGCGAGAAATTCCCGTGGCACTCGCTGGCAAATTCGGGCGTCGGCCATTGGGTGCAGCCGGCGGCGATCACCAAGGGCGAGACGCTGAAGCTCGGCAGCATCGGCGATGACGTCAAGGGCCTGCAGAAGGCGCTCGCCAGATATGGCTATGGCGTGCCGATCACCGGCAAATTCGACGGCCTCACCATGGAGGTCGTCACCGCATTCCAGCGGCACTTCCGCCCCGAAAAGATCGACGGCATCGCTGACCGCTCCACGTTGTGGACGTTGCATGCGCTGCTGACGAGCCTGCCGGCAGAGGATTCGGCGCCACGCGTCTGA
- a CDS encoding ABC transporter ATP-binding protein — protein MTVEVTRLKADKRPAAIRVVIPFVTRHWLKQPRMTLGIAVALLGATAADLFMPLFSGRLVDALTLGPANVDARHAALISFGAIVALGFASIVLRLWGLQLIVPFTLRIMSDVARDAFVRVQRFSTDWHANSFAGSTVRKITRGMWALDLYNDTILLALLPSLSVLLGSMVLLGLHWGALGGVIAVGAVLYVSMTVAFSTRYIAPAARISNAWDTKVGGTLADALSCNSVVKSFGAEAREDFRLMRVVSRWSRRVNRTWLRYNTTAAVQLGVLLCLRSSVIGGAVLLWMAGKASPGDVTYVLTSYYVIHAYLRDVGMHINNLQRAVNDMDELVAIHSEPIGIVDAEGAKPIAVTGGHIVFDAVTFHYGGHRTPLYDRLSVDIRPGERIGLVGRSGSGKTTFVKLVQRLYDVTDGRILIDGQDIARVTQDSLRSQIAIVQQEPILFHRSLAENIAYGRPGASQAAIEQAARLANAHEFITRLPKGYGTLVGERGVKLSGGERQRVALARAFLADARVLILDEATSSLDSESEALIQEAMERLMKGRTAIVIAHRLATVRSLDRILVFDRGRIVEQGSHAALVGKSGGLYRSLFERQAIEFGQLSAAG, from the coding sequence ATGACCGTCGAAGTCACCCGCCTGAAGGCCGACAAACGTCCCGCCGCGATCCGCGTCGTGATCCCGTTCGTGACCCGCCACTGGCTGAAGCAGCCGCGCATGACCCTCGGCATCGCCGTGGCGTTGCTCGGCGCCACAGCCGCCGACCTGTTCATGCCGCTATTCTCCGGCCGGCTGGTCGATGCGCTGACGCTCGGCCCGGCAAATGTCGATGCCCGGCACGCCGCGCTGATCTCGTTCGGCGCCATCGTCGCGCTGGGCTTCGCCTCGATCGTGCTGCGGCTGTGGGGGCTGCAGCTGATCGTGCCGTTCACCCTGCGCATCATGTCCGATGTCGCGCGAGATGCCTTCGTGCGCGTGCAGCGCTTCTCGACCGACTGGCACGCCAACAGCTTCGCCGGCTCGACCGTGCGCAAGATCACCCGGGGCATGTGGGCGCTCGACCTCTACAACGACACCATCCTGCTGGCGCTGCTGCCGTCGCTGTCGGTGCTGCTGGGCTCGATGGTGCTGCTCGGCCTGCATTGGGGCGCGCTGGGCGGCGTCATCGCAGTCGGCGCGGTGCTGTATGTCTCCATGACGGTCGCGTTTTCGACCCGCTACATCGCGCCGGCGGCGCGCATCTCCAACGCCTGGGACACCAAGGTCGGCGGCACGCTCGCGGATGCACTGAGCTGCAACTCCGTCGTGAAGTCGTTCGGCGCCGAGGCGCGCGAGGACTTCAGGCTGATGCGCGTCGTCAGCCGCTGGTCCCGGCGCGTCAACCGCACCTGGCTGCGCTACAACACCACGGCCGCGGTGCAGCTCGGCGTGCTCCTGTGCCTGCGTTCGTCGGTGATCGGCGGCGCCGTGCTGCTGTGGATGGCGGGCAAGGCCTCGCCGGGCGACGTCACCTATGTGCTGACCAGCTACTACGTGATCCATGCTTACCTGCGCGACGTCGGCATGCACATCAACAACCTGCAGCGCGCGGTCAACGACATGGACGAGCTGGTCGCGATCCACAGCGAGCCGATCGGCATCGTCGATGCCGAAGGTGCCAAGCCGATCGCAGTGACCGGCGGGCACATCGTGTTCGATGCGGTGACGTTCCACTATGGCGGCCATCGCACCCCGCTCTACGACCGGCTGTCGGTGGACATCCGGCCGGGCGAGCGGATCGGCCTCGTCGGGCGCTCCGGCTCCGGCAAGACGACCTTCGTCAAGCTGGTGCAGCGGCTCTATGACGTGACCGATGGGCGGATTCTGATCGACGGTCAGGACATCGCGCGGGTGACGCAGGACTCGCTGCGCAGCCAGATCGCGATCGTGCAGCAGGAGCCGATCCTGTTCCACCGCTCGCTGGCGGAGAACATCGCCTATGGCCGGCCGGGTGCCAGCCAGGCCGCGATCGAGCAGGCTGCGCGGCTTGCCAACGCGCATGAGTTCATCACGCGCCTGCCGAAGGGCTACGGCACGCTGGTTGGCGAACGCGGCGTCAAATTGTCCGGGGGCGAACGGCAGCGGGTGGCGCTGGCGCGGGCCTTCCTGGCGGACGCACGCGTGCTGATCCTGGACGAGGCGACGTCGAGCCTGGATTCGGAGTCGGAGGCGCTGATCCAGGAGGCGATGGAGCGGCTGATGAAGGGCAGGACGGCGATCGTGATCGCGCATCGTCTGGCGACCGTGCGCAGCCTCGACCGCATCCTGGTGTTCGACCGCGGCCGCATCGTCGAGCAGGGCAGCCACGCCGCGCTGGTCGGCAAATCGGGCGGGCTCTATCGCAGCCTGTTCGAGCGGCAGGCGATCGAGTTCGGCCAGCTCTCGGCGGCAGGATGA
- a CDS encoding AI-2E family transporter: MALLSTVATAILAVIIISMLYFGRDIFVPVALAILLSFVLAPLVELLQRIHVPRGLAVVGVVIVAFMLIFAMGSLLATQLTQLAGDLPRYQSTISEKIQSFRDTKAGRGTLERASDMLKDLGKELDKPKDAASAPAPVAGPNAPARPVPVELRQPDPGALESLRTLISPLIHPLATTGIIIIFVIFILIQREDLRNRFIRLAGSSDLQRTTAALDDAASRLSKLFLTQLILNGAFGVVIGTGLWLIGIPSAILWGILAGALRFVPYIGAVIAAAFPLALAVAIDPGWSMLLWTLALFLVVEPVVGHVVEPMVYGHSTGLSPVAVVASATFWTALWGPIGLVLATPLTVCLVVLGRHVERLEFLDVMFGDRPALSPPEIFYQRMLAGDPTEAAEKAEEFLKERSLASYYDEVALKGLQLAQADAERNALDQERLTKIRDAVSEFASDLSDQDDRPAVKSNSTTDAEAWSAVEGVAENATNEHLPYLRKEALAPDWQGEHPVLCVAGRTLIDEAAAIMLAQLSTEHGLAARVEAATSLATTNVFRLDTTGVAIVCLVYLDARGAAHMRYSVRRLRRKLPKAIIILGCWVENIDPAALELLREGAKADLVATSIGETVRLCVEATGATEQGHEAAGQGKSTTAAA, encoded by the coding sequence ATGGCACTGCTCAGTACAGTCGCGACCGCAATTCTGGCCGTCATCATCATCTCGATGCTCTATTTTGGCCGGGACATCTTTGTGCCCGTTGCGTTGGCTATTCTCCTCAGCTTCGTGCTGGCGCCGCTGGTCGAACTATTGCAGCGTATCCATGTTCCGCGGGGGTTGGCCGTCGTGGGCGTGGTCATCGTTGCCTTTATGCTGATCTTCGCGATGGGGAGCCTTCTCGCCACCCAGCTGACACAACTCGCAGGTGACCTTCCCCGGTACCAGTCGACGATCAGCGAAAAGATTCAGTCGTTTCGGGATACCAAAGCCGGGAGAGGCACGCTGGAGCGCGCTTCCGACATGCTGAAGGATCTCGGCAAGGAACTTGATAAACCGAAGGACGCCGCCTCGGCGCCTGCGCCCGTGGCCGGCCCGAATGCCCCCGCGCGACCGGTGCCGGTCGAGCTGCGCCAGCCCGATCCCGGCGCACTGGAAAGTCTGCGGACCTTGATCTCCCCGCTCATTCATCCGCTCGCGACCACCGGCATCATCATCATCTTCGTCATCTTCATTCTGATTCAGCGCGAGGATCTTCGTAACCGCTTTATTCGCCTGGCCGGCTCGTCGGATCTGCAGCGTACGACGGCTGCGCTGGACGATGCGGCGAGCCGCCTCAGCAAGCTGTTTCTGACACAGCTCATCCTGAACGGCGCATTCGGCGTGGTGATCGGCACCGGCCTGTGGCTCATCGGAATTCCAAGTGCGATCCTTTGGGGCATCCTCGCGGGTGCGCTTCGCTTCGTCCCCTATATCGGCGCCGTTATCGCGGCGGCATTTCCGCTGGCGCTGGCGGTCGCGATCGATCCCGGCTGGTCGATGCTGCTTTGGACGCTCGCTCTGTTTCTTGTCGTGGAACCGGTCGTGGGCCATGTCGTCGAGCCGATGGTCTACGGCCACAGCACGGGGCTTTCTCCCGTTGCCGTGGTCGCGTCGGCAACGTTCTGGACAGCGCTGTGGGGGCCGATCGGGCTCGTGCTCGCGACCCCCCTCACAGTTTGCCTCGTGGTGCTCGGGCGGCATGTTGAACGATTGGAATTTCTCGACGTCATGTTCGGCGATCGGCCAGCGCTTTCTCCTCCGGAAATATTCTATCAGCGGATGCTGGCGGGGGATCCGACGGAAGCGGCCGAAAAGGCCGAAGAGTTTTTGAAAGAGCGCTCGCTGGCATCCTACTATGACGAGGTCGCCCTGAAGGGTTTGCAACTGGCGCAGGCCGACGCCGAACGCAATGCGCTCGACCAGGAACGTCTCACGAAGATTCGAGACGCCGTCAGCGAATTTGCGAGCGATCTTTCCGATCAGGACGACCGGCCGGCGGTGAAGAGCAATTCGACCACCGATGCAGAAGCATGGTCGGCGGTGGAAGGCGTTGCAGAAAATGCAACCAATGAACACTTGCCTTACCTGCGCAAGGAAGCTCTCGCGCCGGATTGGCAGGGTGAGCATCCCGTCCTGTGCGTCGCTGGGCGCACCCTGATCGACGAGGCGGCTGCGATCATGCTGGCTCAGCTTTCGACGGAGCACGGCCTCGCGGCGCGAGTCGAAGCGGCAACATCGCTTGCCACGACCAATGTCTTCCGCCTCGATACGACCGGCGTCGCGATCGTTTGCCTGGTCTATCTCGATGCCCGCGGTGCGGCGCACATGCGGTATTCCGTCCGACGTCTGAGGCGGAAATTGCCGAAGGCCATCATCATCCTGGGCTGCTGGGTCGAAAACATTGACCCGGCTGCCCTGGAATTGCTGCGGGAAGGCGCCAAAGCCGACCTCGTCGCGACGAGCATCGGTGAGACCGTCAGGCTGTGCGTCGAAGCGACGGGGGCAACGGAACAGGGGCACGAGGCCGCCGGGCAAGGCAAGTCCACAACGGCTGCAGCATGA
- a CDS encoding HlyD family secretion protein, protein MAAAREQAVRARRPDAEDVPSQATREAARPHANEAAQRKPADAKAADLKADVTTEAPRELPAAPAGAPAGDKPQAGPAAPPKSGKRKRVLAGIGLLLALAAAGYATHYFLVGRFMVSTDDSYVRANNTMLGARVAGHIQEIVPRDNSVVRKGDVIFRIDDGDYKIAVDAARTRIATQEATIARIGRQVAAQQSAVEQAQANLTSSEAAMKRAGLDYERQQALSSKGFASHATFEQSEASRDQGIAAVKAAQAAFDAARDNVEVTKAQQAEAQAQLAELKTSLAKADRDLEFATVRAPVDGTFSNRLVNIGDFIAVGQRLGNVVPLDDVFIDANFKETQLKGIRPGQPVTIKVDAYGARGFKGVVDSISAASGSVFTLLPPDNATGNFTKIVQRLAVRIRVPKDVARQNLLRAGMSVYVTVDTTDAKDADGDADLDSPMMIHPQ, encoded by the coding sequence ATGGCCGCTGCGAGAGAACAGGCTGTGCGAGCACGCCGTCCGGATGCGGAGGACGTGCCGAGCCAGGCCACGCGCGAGGCGGCCCGTCCGCACGCGAACGAGGCTGCTCAGCGCAAGCCGGCCGATGCGAAGGCTGCCGATCTCAAGGCAGACGTCACCACCGAAGCTCCGCGCGAATTGCCGGCAGCGCCGGCTGGCGCCCCTGCCGGCGACAAGCCGCAGGCCGGACCCGCTGCTCCGCCAAAGTCGGGCAAGCGCAAGCGCGTGCTCGCCGGCATCGGCCTGCTGCTGGCGCTCGCCGCGGCCGGCTATGCGACGCATTATTTCCTGGTCGGCCGTTTCATGGTCTCGACCGACGATTCCTATGTCCGCGCCAACAACACCATGCTCGGCGCCCGGGTCGCCGGCCACATCCAGGAGATCGTGCCGCGTGACAACTCGGTCGTCCGCAAGGGCGACGTGATTTTCCGGATCGACGACGGCGACTACAAGATCGCGGTCGACGCCGCGCGCACCAGGATTGCGACCCAGGAGGCGACGATCGCGCGCATCGGCCGCCAGGTCGCCGCGCAGCAGAGCGCCGTCGAGCAGGCGCAGGCCAATCTGACCTCCTCCGAGGCGGCGATGAAGCGCGCCGGGCTCGACTATGAGCGCCAGCAGGCGCTGAGCAGCAAGGGTTTTGCTTCGCATGCCACCTTTGAGCAGTCGGAAGCCTCGCGCGACCAGGGCATCGCGGCCGTCAAGGCGGCGCAGGCCGCGTTCGATGCGGCGCGCGACAATGTCGAGGTGACCAAGGCGCAGCAGGCCGAGGCCCAGGCGCAGCTTGCCGAGCTGAAGACCTCGCTCGCCAAGGCCGACCGCGATCTCGAATTCGCCACCGTGCGCGCCCCGGTCGACGGCACCTTCTCCAACCGCCTCGTCAACATCGGCGACTTCATCGCGGTTGGCCAGCGCCTCGGCAACGTGGTGCCGCTTGATGACGTCTTCATCGATGCGAATTTCAAGGAAACCCAGCTCAAGGGCATCCGCCCGGGCCAGCCGGTCACGATCAAGGTCGACGCCTATGGCGCGCGCGGCTTCAAGGGCGTGGTCGACAGCATCTCGGCGGCGTCGGGCTCGGTGTTCACCCTGCTGCCGCCGGACAACGCGACCGGCAACTTCACCAAGATCGTGCAGCGGCTGGCGGTGCGCATCCGCGTGCCGAAGGACGTCGCACGGCAAAACCTGCTGCGCGCCGGCATGTCCGTCTACGTCACCGTCGACACCACCGACGCCAAGGACGCCGACGGTGACGCCGACCTCGACTCGCCGATGATGATCCATCCGCAATGA
- a CDS encoding DUF2867 domain-containing protein — protein sequence MSMGLDRKPQVRRTPPPSESVVASWYENASLLDSYSIDLSASDQSSMRELARRTLVNPPAWQKALIALRDAMVTPFGIKTSDTVRTSPDGHERVDFFPVQWEGKDEIVLGTDDRHLDFRLSLLRRHSPTGTLLIATTIVHTHNALGFTYLNAIRPFHYLVVRANLARCARTQLQVLR from the coding sequence ATGAGCATGGGTTTAGACCGCAAGCCGCAGGTACGCCGGACGCCGCCGCCGTCGGAAAGTGTCGTTGCGAGCTGGTACGAGAACGCCAGTCTGCTCGATAGCTACAGCATCGACTTGAGTGCATCGGACCAGTCGAGCATGCGCGAGCTGGCGAGGCGGACACTCGTCAATCCACCCGCGTGGCAAAAGGCGTTGATCGCGCTGCGCGACGCCATGGTGACGCCCTTCGGCATCAAGACCTCCGATACGGTCAGGACGTCCCCGGACGGCCATGAACGGGTGGACTTCTTTCCGGTGCAATGGGAGGGCAAGGACGAAATTGTCCTCGGTACGGATGACCGGCACCTGGACTTCCGGCTATCTCTGCTCCGACGCCATTCTCCAACAGGCACGTTGCTCATCGCGACAACAATTGTGCATACCCACAATGCCCTCGGCTTCACCTATCTCAACGCGATCAGGCCTTTTCATTACCTCGTGGTCAGGGCCAACCTGGCGCGCTGTGCACGAACACAACTGCAGGTGCTTCGGTGA